The following coding sequences are from one Oryzias melastigma strain HK-1 linkage group LG20, ASM292280v2, whole genome shotgun sequence window:
- the nup58 gene encoding nucleoporin p58/p45 isoform X2, whose protein sequence is MSGFNFGSGTLGATNTGGGFSFGGATSAPAASTGGFSFGTVLGTPAATPASTTTTTASLGLGGNPFGQKPTGGFSFNTPTSSAAAPTTGLTLGGAPASTAATTGFSLGFSKPTASATPFSLTTTTTTTSSTVGAGLSFGSILSAQQQQQQQQQPTATSFSLGLGGSTASAVATTVPPLGGSLFSSSLSTGLGQTTLGAGGGLTLGSLLGTSTAASTAPAPSIGLGGVDFSTSSENKSDTLSGSNEQDSKALKDENLPPVICQDVENFQKCVKEQKQVQEEISRMSSKAISKVQDDIKNLKQLLSVSASGLQRQALAIDKLKLETAQELKNADIALRTQKTPPGLQHENTAPSDYFRSLVEQFEVQLQQYRQQIEELENHLTTQGSGSHITPQDLTMAMQKLYQTFVAQAAQLQSVHENVKILKQQYLSYRRAFLEDSTDIFETKRASNRKWQSAPRVTTGPAPFSSVPNAAAVAMAATLTQQQQPTPGFAGGPGFGGVGCAGSSFGFSTAAKPTGGSLSAGFGSTSNSGFNFSNPGINPSAGLTFGVSNQPAAGFGAAGPLLQLKKPPAGNKRGKR, encoded by the exons GGGGACCCTCGGCGCGACCAACACAGGTGGAGGATTTTCATTCGGAGGGGCAACCAG TGCACCTGCGGCTAGTACTGGCGGCTTTTCTTTTGGGACTGTTCTGGGAACGCCAGCTGCAACCCCTGcttccaccaccaccaccacagcATCCCTTGGTTTAGGAGGAAATCCTTTTGGCCAAAAACCAACAGgaggattttcttttaatacacCTACCTCAA GTGCTGCTGCACCCACAACAGGCCTTACATTAG GTGGTGCCCCAGCTTCTACAGCTGCCACTACTGGCTTTAGTTTAGGCTTCAGCAAGCCCACTGCCTCAGCAACGCCTTTCTCCCTCACCACCACCACAACAACCACCTCCTCAACCGTTGGAGCAGGTTTATCATTCGGCTCCATTCTAAGcgctcagcagcagcagcagcagcagcagcagcctacAGCCACAAGCTTCTCCCTTGGGCTTGGTGGCTCAACAGCTTCCGCAGTAGCCACAACAGTGCCACCACTAGGGGGAAGTTTGTTCTCCAGTTCTTTATCTACAG GTTTGGGACAAACCACTCTTGGAGCTGGTGGTGGGCTAACATTAGGTTCTTTGCTGGGAACCTCAACAGCAGCATCAACTGCCCCAGCTCCTAGTATTGGTCTAGGTGGGGTTGATTTCAGCACTTCCTCCGAGAATAAGAGCGACACATTGTCTGGATCCAATGAACA GGACAGCAAAGCTTTAAAAGATGAGAATCTGCCCCCAGTTATTTGTCAGGATGTTGAAAACTTTCA aaaatgtgtcaaagagCAGAAACAGGTGCAGGAAGAGATCAGCAGGATGTCATCAAAAGCTATTTCTAAAGTCCAAGATGACATCAAGAACCTCAAACAGCTTCTCTCTGTCAGTGCAAGCGGTCTGCAGCGCCAAGCTCTGGCTATCGACAAGTTAAAACTGGAAACAGCTCAG GAGCTGAAAAATGCTGACATAGCACTGCGTACACAGAAGACCCCCCCTGGACTTCAGCATGAAAATACAGCTCCATCAGA ttatttccGTAGCCTTGTGGAGCAGTTTGAAGTGCAGCTGCAACAGTACCGGCAGCAAATTGAAGAGCTGGAAAATCACCTGACGACACAGGGCAGCGGCTCCCACATCACGCCTCAAG atTTGACGATGGCCATGCAGAAGTTATACCAAACATTTGTCGCACAGGCTGCTCAGCTTCAATCTGTCCATGAAAACGTCAAg ATTTTGAAGCAGCAGTATCTTTCCTACCGCCGAGCCTTTCTGGAAGACTCCACAGACATCTTCGAGACAAAGCGCGCGTCCAACAGGAAATGGCAGAGCGCACCGCGAGTCACGACCGGGCCTGCCCCCTTCTCCAGTGTCCCCAACGCTGCagctgttgccatggcagccACGTTGACCCAGCAACAGCAGCCAACTCCAG GATTTGCTGGTGGACCAGGATTCGGCGGCGTGGGTTGCGCAGGGTCGTCTTTTGGCTTCTCCACTGCTGCTAAGCCCACAGGGGGCAGTCTGAGTGCAG GTTTTGGCAGCACCAGCAATTCGGGCTTTAACTTCAGCAACCCCGGCATCAACCCATCTGCCGGCCTGACCTTCGGCGTGTCCAACCAGCCAGCGGCGGGCTTCGGAGCGGCAGGGCCACTTCTCCAGCTGAAAAAGCCT
- the nup58 gene encoding nucleoporin p58/p45 isoform X1 encodes MSGFNFGSGTLGATNTGGGFSFGGATSAPAASTGGFSFGTVLGTPAATPASTTTTTASLGLGGNPFGQKPTGGFSFNTPTSSAAAPTTGLTLGGAPASTAATTGFSLGFSKPTASATPFSLTTTTTTTSSTVGAGLSFGSILSAQQQQQQQQQPTATSFSLGLGGSTASAVATTVPPLGGSLFSSSLSTGLGQTTLGAGGGLTLGSLLGTSTAASTAPAPSIGLGGVDFSTSSENKSDTLSGSNEQDSKALKDENLPPVICQDVENFQKCVKEQKQVQEEISRMSSKAISKVQDDIKNLKQLLSVSASGLQRQALAIDKLKLETAQELKNADIALRTQKTPPGLQHENTAPSDYFRSLVEQFEVQLQQYRQQIEELENHLTTQGSGSHITPQDLTMAMQKLYQTFVAQAAQLQSVHENVKILKQQYLSYRRAFLEDSTDIFETKRASNRKWQSAPRVTTGPAPFSSVPNAAAVAMAATLTQQQQPTPGTQAPLGAGFGNPFASAVGTSLGSSTLGGFAGGPGFGGVGCAGSSFGFSTAAKPTGGSLSAGFGSTSNSGFNFSNPGINPSAGLTFGVSNQPAAGFGAAGPLLQLKKPPAGNKRGKR; translated from the exons GGGGACCCTCGGCGCGACCAACACAGGTGGAGGATTTTCATTCGGAGGGGCAACCAG TGCACCTGCGGCTAGTACTGGCGGCTTTTCTTTTGGGACTGTTCTGGGAACGCCAGCTGCAACCCCTGcttccaccaccaccaccacagcATCCCTTGGTTTAGGAGGAAATCCTTTTGGCCAAAAACCAACAGgaggattttcttttaatacacCTACCTCAA GTGCTGCTGCACCCACAACAGGCCTTACATTAG GTGGTGCCCCAGCTTCTACAGCTGCCACTACTGGCTTTAGTTTAGGCTTCAGCAAGCCCACTGCCTCAGCAACGCCTTTCTCCCTCACCACCACCACAACAACCACCTCCTCAACCGTTGGAGCAGGTTTATCATTCGGCTCCATTCTAAGcgctcagcagcagcagcagcagcagcagcagcctacAGCCACAAGCTTCTCCCTTGGGCTTGGTGGCTCAACAGCTTCCGCAGTAGCCACAACAGTGCCACCACTAGGGGGAAGTTTGTTCTCCAGTTCTTTATCTACAG GTTTGGGACAAACCACTCTTGGAGCTGGTGGTGGGCTAACATTAGGTTCTTTGCTGGGAACCTCAACAGCAGCATCAACTGCCCCAGCTCCTAGTATTGGTCTAGGTGGGGTTGATTTCAGCACTTCCTCCGAGAATAAGAGCGACACATTGTCTGGATCCAATGAACA GGACAGCAAAGCTTTAAAAGATGAGAATCTGCCCCCAGTTATTTGTCAGGATGTTGAAAACTTTCA aaaatgtgtcaaagagCAGAAACAGGTGCAGGAAGAGATCAGCAGGATGTCATCAAAAGCTATTTCTAAAGTCCAAGATGACATCAAGAACCTCAAACAGCTTCTCTCTGTCAGTGCAAGCGGTCTGCAGCGCCAAGCTCTGGCTATCGACAAGTTAAAACTGGAAACAGCTCAG GAGCTGAAAAATGCTGACATAGCACTGCGTACACAGAAGACCCCCCCTGGACTTCAGCATGAAAATACAGCTCCATCAGA ttatttccGTAGCCTTGTGGAGCAGTTTGAAGTGCAGCTGCAACAGTACCGGCAGCAAATTGAAGAGCTGGAAAATCACCTGACGACACAGGGCAGCGGCTCCCACATCACGCCTCAAG atTTGACGATGGCCATGCAGAAGTTATACCAAACATTTGTCGCACAGGCTGCTCAGCTTCAATCTGTCCATGAAAACGTCAAg ATTTTGAAGCAGCAGTATCTTTCCTACCGCCGAGCCTTTCTGGAAGACTCCACAGACATCTTCGAGACAAAGCGCGCGTCCAACAGGAAATGGCAGAGCGCACCGCGAGTCACGACCGGGCCTGCCCCCTTCTCCAGTGTCCCCAACGCTGCagctgttgccatggcagccACGTTGACCCAGCAACAGCAGCCAACTCCAG GGACACAGGCACCCTTGGGGGCAGGATTTGGAAATCCTTTTGCCTCAGCAGTGGGCACTAGCCTGGGCTCTTCCACCCTTGGAG GATTTGCTGGTGGACCAGGATTCGGCGGCGTGGGTTGCGCAGGGTCGTCTTTTGGCTTCTCCACTGCTGCTAAGCCCACAGGGGGCAGTCTGAGTGCAG GTTTTGGCAGCACCAGCAATTCGGGCTTTAACTTCAGCAACCCCGGCATCAACCCATCTGCCGGCCTGACCTTCGGCGTGTCCAACCAGCCAGCGGCGGGCTTCGGAGCGGCAGGGCCACTTCTCCAGCTGAAAAAGCCT